From Rhea pennata isolate bPtePen1 chromosome 26, bPtePen1.pri, whole genome shotgun sequence, the proteins below share one genomic window:
- the MRPL45 gene encoding large ribosomal subunit protein mL45 isoform X2: MAAAMAAGLGRLGLRACRRGVESLLCPARAAPTCFVVPVRTKRRFSVPNWNREQSLEEKEKKLRASRIVVPEEHVERTFYLACTAGIIDPYVPPEGDARLTSLSKEGLKQKVEKFKQSAVSQLALRKVKDHDPNFSTKTFPEKAQEIFTEAHNSLANFNKQKLHSLVTERCYSEMVRGNRYKTIRWSFVESLEPPRVVHVRCDSMVNQGNLYGQVTVRMHTRQTVMIPGPTLNPSQEFEEIK, from the exons ATGGCGGCCGCCATGGCGGCGGGCTTGGGCCGCCTGGGCCTGCGGGCCTGTCGGCGG ggTGTGGAATCTTTACTCTGTCCTGCCAGAGCAGCTCCGACCTGTTTTGTTGTCCCTGTGAGAACAAAGCGGAGGTTCTCTGTCCCCAACTGGAACAGAGAACAGTCACttgaagagaaggagaaaaaactCAGAGCCTCAAGGATTGTAGTTCCTGAGGAGCATGTGGAACGGACCTTCTATTTGGCCTGCACAG CTGGTATTATTGACCCATACGTCCCCCCTGAAGGTGATGCTCGCTTGACTTCTCTGTCTAAAGAGGGGCTGAAGCAAAAGGTGGAGAAGTTCAAGCAGAGTGCTGTCTCCCAGTTAGC TCTGCGGAAGGTAAAAGATCATGATCCAAATTTCAGCACTAAAACCTTTCCAGAGAAGGCACAAGAGATATTCACTGAAGCTCACAATTCCCTGGCGAA ttttaacAAGCAGAAACTTCACTCCTTGGTGACAGAGCGCTGCTACTCG gAAATGGTCCGTGGGAACAGGTATAAGACCATCCGGTGGAGTTTTGTAGAGTCATTGGAACCTCCAAGGGTGGTTCATGTTCGATGTGACAGCATGGTGAATCAAGGCAACCTGTATGGCCAAGTGACAGTGCGGATGCACACTCGACAG aCGGTGATGATTCCTGGCCCGACCTTGAATCCCTCACAAGAGTTTGAAGAGATCAAATAA
- the MRPL45 gene encoding large ribosomal subunit protein mL45 isoform X1, whose protein sequence is MAAAMAAGLGRLGLRACRRGVESLLCPARAAPTCFVVPVRTKRRFSVPNWNREQSLEEKEKKLRASRIVVPEEHVERTFYLACTAGIIDPYVPPEGDARLTSLSKEGLKQKVEKFKQSAVSQLALRKVKDHDPNFSTKTFPEKAQEIFTEAHNSLANFNKQKLHSLVTERCYSEMVRGNRYKTIRWSFVESLEPPRVVHVRCDSMVNQGNLYGQVTVRMHTRQTLAIYDRFGRLMYGGEQVPKDVLEYVVFERHLVNLYGTWRMHGKIVPSWAPPKDPIVKTVMIPGPTLNPSQEFEEIK, encoded by the exons ATGGCGGCCGCCATGGCGGCGGGCTTGGGCCGCCTGGGCCTGCGGGCCTGTCGGCGG ggTGTGGAATCTTTACTCTGTCCTGCCAGAGCAGCTCCGACCTGTTTTGTTGTCCCTGTGAGAACAAAGCGGAGGTTCTCTGTCCCCAACTGGAACAGAGAACAGTCACttgaagagaaggagaaaaaactCAGAGCCTCAAGGATTGTAGTTCCTGAGGAGCATGTGGAACGGACCTTCTATTTGGCCTGCACAG CTGGTATTATTGACCCATACGTCCCCCCTGAAGGTGATGCTCGCTTGACTTCTCTGTCTAAAGAGGGGCTGAAGCAAAAGGTGGAGAAGTTCAAGCAGAGTGCTGTCTCCCAGTTAGC TCTGCGGAAGGTAAAAGATCATGATCCAAATTTCAGCACTAAAACCTTTCCAGAGAAGGCACAAGAGATATTCACTGAAGCTCACAATTCCCTGGCGAA ttttaacAAGCAGAAACTTCACTCCTTGGTGACAGAGCGCTGCTACTCG gAAATGGTCCGTGGGAACAGGTATAAGACCATCCGGTGGAGTTTTGTAGAGTCATTGGAACCTCCAAGGGTGGTTCATGTTCGATGTGACAGCATGGTGAATCAAGGCAACCTGTATGGCCAAGTGACAGTGCGGATGCACACTCGACAG ACTTTAGCAATCTATGACCGGTTTGGGCGGTTAATGTACGGTGGGGAGCAGGTGCCCAAGGATGTTTTGGAGTACGTTGTATTTGAGAGGCACTTGGTCAACCTATACGGCACATGGAGGATGCATGGCAAGATCGTTCCGTCGTGGGCTCCACCAAAGGACCCCATTGTGAAG aCGGTGATGATTCCTGGCCCGACCTTGAATCCCTCACAAGAGTTTGAAGAGATCAAATAA